TAAAAATCAATCTCCCCTTTCTGTAAACGTGCCACTGCCTGTGAAACCATCGAAGTAGACATCGTGTGTAAAACTAAATTTCTAAGCCCCTTCTTATACTCATATACATGATGAACAAATACCTTCATAACGAAATATTTAATAATGAATAGAAGAAGCCATAAAAGAAGATTCTTCAATGGCTTCAACCTGCAAATTCTACTTCAATAACGACAAAAAACTTTCTACCCAAGCAGAGATACGACCCTCTGTTTGATCCTCTTCATTATCTTGATCTAATGGCAATCCAACAAATTTACCATCGACCACTGCTTCCGATTCATCATAAGAGTAACCATCCGCTGCAACACTACCAACAACAGTCGCACCACTATCTTTGATAGCATCATATATCTTTCCCATACCGTCTACAAAAGTATCGGCATAACTATCAGAATCTCCAAGTCCATAAAATGCAACCACTTTTCCTTCGAAAGAGGCCGATGCAATATCATCTAGTTTTTCTTCCCAATCATCCTGAAGATCCCCAGCGCCCCATGTAGAAGTTCCAAGAATTAGATTATCGTAAGAGTCCACATCAGAAGGATCAAAATCACCAACACTTAATACAGTTGCTCCTTCAATTTTTTCAGCAATCAGATCCGCAACACTCTCTGTGTTGCCAGTAGTAGATCCATAAATAATTGCAGTTTTTCCCATGATACTATAGTTTATAGAATTACATAATATAGATCAAAGCACAAGGCTTATCAACTAATTTCAATCCAAAACTAAGGTCTTTAAACGAGGTAATCAATCACTATTTATAGGGATATTATTTGTACTCGATCAAAACAACAACAATACAACCCTGTAGATCAAAACAATAACAATCCCTATTTTAAACACAAAAAAGGAGTTATCCTTCATAAAAAGGGATAACTCCTAAACATATTTATATAAAAAACCAGAAAATAATCTTAGAAATTGTAGTATAAACCGATATGAAGTCTATAATAAGTTCCTGAGTCATAATCTCCAGACTCAAAAGCCATATCAGCAGTTCCTCTAACTTGAGCACCCATATAATCATTTACCTTATACATCAGCCCGATCTCAGGAGCAATTGCAAACTGCCAATACTTATTATCTTCAGAGATACCACCAACACGAGTCTCCATATTATTATAGATCGTACCAATACCAATTCCCACGAAAGGCTTTAGTTTCCCATCCATATTCATATAATAGTGCCCATTAACAAAGATCGGCACACTATAGAGATAGTGATATGTGTGACCATGCAGCGTAGCATCATTCATATAAGTATCCTTGACCCCTTTATCTTCATAGAAACTTTGGAAACCAGTAGTGAAACCAACAGAAAAATTGTCCGACAGCAGATGTCTAAAGTCCATAGAGAAGCCTCTATAACTTGTAGGGTCTACAAAATCGGAGATATTCTTAGAAGGGAATGCAATAGTATAATCAATAAAAAACAGATTCCCAGTATCTTCATTCAAACTATAGGCTTGTGTGTCCGCATAGGTTTGTGCCTGAACCACCCCAATAAAAGAGAAGAGGGACACAACTAGTATAAGAGTTAACTTTTTCATACTTTCATTTTTTTTTATTATATCCCTTAATTGATATCCCCTTTAAGGTAAGGAGACTGATAAAAAGCTTGATCCACATTCTTTTGGATTCGCTGATTTACTTGACTTCCTTCCAGTAGTCCATTAATTGCACCGACCCAAATAACAGGGATCTGTTTCTTGTTTTGGTCAGTTTTTGAAGGATCGGTCATCTCAATAAATACTGTACCTGTGTCATATGTAGTGTAATAGACAGGATATCCAAACCATGGATAATAACCTGGGCCCCATCCCCAATCAGGATAGAAAGGATACCAATCCCAGTAATCCCACCAATCATCATACCAATACTGTTGAACCCAAGTAGCAGTGATTGCTGAGACAGTAACAAACACATCTGGTTCTACAGTACCCAAATCTTCATAAGGCACTTCAGTCCATCCGAGAGCATCTAGGTTACTCTTAACACTTTCCAAGAGAGTCTGATCATAGTTATGATTGACCACTCCGTAATCATCTTTTGAGAGAATAAAAACCACCGAATCTGGCATATGATATGTTTTCACTTTCGAGAAATCCTCTTTGTTGTCATAATTCGTATAGACAACATCATAATCACTGATGGTTTCCGGTCCTCGATCATCACAACTTGCAAAAAGAAGTAGCCCGAAGAGAACTATGAAAGAATAGATACAAATACGTCGTTTCATCATTAATAATTTTTAACCTGTTACAAGACATAGTATGCTTTAAGAGAAACGATAGAATAGACTCTCATGTTTTTCTCATTCATCAAAGTTATTTTCGTTTACTCATTGAACACCTTATCAAACAATATGATTTGCTGCATTGTTCATATGGAAACGATAAATTATTATAACGATGAAACAATCAGCGATAAAAAAACACCCTATAGAGGTTACCTTATACCGCAATGCCACTATGAGAATCAAACATTTTGGTATTCATATCTTAACAGACCCTATGCTTTCAGATAAAGCAACTTTTATGTCTTTTGTGACCCCAGAACAAAACCTGAACCCTACTGTAGATCTTCCGATGCCATTAGATAGGATTATTGAAGGGATAGATATGGTATTGATATCACATCTCCATCCAGATCATTTTGATGCAAAGGCGATGGAGGTATTGCCCAAAACACTCCCAATCGTTTGTAGCAAGGACGATAGTAATGCCATCAAAGAGATGGGATTTATTGAAGTGATAGGCATAGAAGATTCGACCACATGGAGAGGGATTAGATTTACCAAGACAGGAGGAAAACATGGAGTCGACGAGCTAAAGGACCAACTAGGTGAGGTCGTAGGATTTGTTTTGGAAGCACCAGGATATGAAACACTCTATTGGGTAGGCGACTGTATCCTAGACAACCAAATTCGAAAGAATATACACAAATACAATCCTAAAATCATCATTACTCACTCTGGAGGGGCCATATATTTGGGAGAACATCAGATATTAATGAATGGAGACGATACGATAGAGATCGCCAAACAAGTTCCTGATGCCAAAATAATCGCAGTACATCTAGATGCCTTAGACCACTGTTTAGAGAGTCGAACTACGTTAAAGACTAAGGTGAAAGAGCAGGAGGTGAAAAATATATACATACCATTAGATGGACAAAAGCTCACTCTATAAAAAGAAAATAGGGGAATCCTTAAATGGACTCCCCTATTTTGTATATCTAGTTTACCTTCTATTTCGAAGACAACACTTCCACCAACTGTTCAGGAGTGATCTGCTTCTGCTCTCCACTCTCCATGTTTTTCAATGTAACCATTCCTGCTTCCATCTCGCTCTCACCAACCAAGACCACAAATGGGATGCCTTTCGCATTGGCATAAGTCATCTGCTTCTTCATCTTAGCACTAGTACCAAAAATCTCACTAGAAATACCCGCTTTACGAAGCTTCGAGAGAATTGGTAAACAATAGTTCTCTTCCGCCTTACCGAAGTTCACAAAGAAAACTTGAGTTGTAGTGATACTCTCTTTAGGGAAAAGATCCAATGACTCCATCACATCATAGATACGGTCAGCACCAAAAGAGATACCTACCCCTGATACATCTTTCAATCCGAAGATACCAGTAAGGTCATCATAACGACCACCACCTGTAATAGATCCCATAACAGCATCTTTGGCTTTCACTTCGAAAATTGCGCCAGTATAGTAGTTCAGTCCTCTTGCAAGAGTCAAGTCAAGCTCAACCTCTACATCTAAATCAAAATGAGTAAGATAACTAAAGATCTCACGAAGTTCCTCAACTCCTTTCATACCCACTTCCGAAGCAGCAATCACCATCTCTATTTGCGATAACTTCTCCTCATTAGAACCAGAAAGCATTAAAATAGGCTGCAGCTTCTCTACTGCCTCTTCTGCGATCCCCTTCTCTACAAGCTCCTTGTTAACATTCTCAAGACCAATCTTATCTAGCTTATCAATGGCAACAGTAATATCGATTATACGGTCCGCCGCACCAATAGTTTCTGCGATACCAGCAAGCACCTTTCGGTTGTTTAATTTGATAACAGTATTAATCCCAAGACGGTGATATACCTCATCCACAATCTGGATCAACTCCACCTCATTCATTAAAGAGTCACTACCAACCACATCCACATCGCATTGATAGAACTCGCGGTAACGTCCTCTTTGAGGTCTATCCGCACGCCAAACCGGTTGAATTTGAAATCTCTTAAAAGGGAAACTAATCTCATTACGATGTTGCACCACATAACGAGCAAAAGGAACAGTAAGGTCATAACGTAATCCCTTCTCACTAACCTTATTGGTCAACTTAGGGATATGGCGTTGCGAGAAATCCTCATCAGAGACCTTCTTAGTAAAGTCACCAGAGTTCAATACCTTAAACAACAACTTATCTCCCTCTTCGCCATATTTTCCCATCAAAGTGGAAAGATTCTCCATCGCAGGAGTCTCAATAGGTTGAAATCCGTAAAGTTTAAATACCGAACGAATGGTATCAAAAATATAATTTCTCTTGGACATCTGTTCTGGTCCAAAATCTCTTGTTCCTTTTGGAATGGATGGTTTTTGTGCCATTATATATTTATAGAGTTTATTTCATAACTAAAATGATCGCTTCCATGCCGATAATAAAACGCGATTTCATGCTACAAAATTAATCAATTATCCCGTATTATTGGAGAAGAAACAAACTCTTTCCTACGCGAAAGAGCACAAAAAGGTGACATTATACATAAAAAAAAGTGTTTCATAACCATATATTACAAAATAATGGAAAGAACCGATAAATATATTATGTTGGATTTGATATCTTTAGGAAGAAAGAAAATTGCAAAAGAGTTGAATTAATTCCTATTTTATGAACAAAACGATTTCGTAATATATAGGAAAGCATTTTCTTTGTGTCCGTTTGGAAAAAACATGCAAATCAATCAACGTCACAAAGTATTTAATTTATGAAAAGAACATTTCTATTGTTTGCCATCTTACTGCCTATGATTGGGTGGGGGCAAGAAAAACAAACCAAGCCTAAGGTGGCTATCCACGGTTTTATTAGGACAGATTTTATTGGAGATTCAAGACAGTCGGTAACAGCATTAGAGGGGATGTATTCTGTTTTACCAAAAAAACCAGAGCTTGATGCCAACGGGGAGGATATCAATGCGCAAGGATCAGCAAGAGAGTTAAGTCTATTTTCAAGACTTAGTTTTAAGATTACAGGACCAGATGTATTCAATGCAAAGACAAGTGGCCTATTTGAATTTGATGCCATTGGAAGTACAGGTCCTGCAGGAACCAATAACATTCTACGTTTCCGTCACGCATACGTAAAGTTAGACTGGACCAAGAGCTCTCTTCTTGTAGGACGTTCATGGCACCCACTTTTTGTAACCTCTACTTTTCCAGTGGTACTAAACCTGAATACTGGTATTCCTTACCAACCATTTAGTAGAGCACCACAGATTCGTTTCACACAAAACTTAACAGACCACCTTAAGCTACAAGCTACAGCGGTCTATCAAAGCCAATACTCAAGTGTAGGTCCTGATGGAAAGAGTCCAAAATACCAACAGAATGCAGCCATTCCAAACATGAACTTCTTGCTTAAGACAGAAAGCAAAAACTTCAAGGCTGGTCTTGCATATGACCTTTTGGTGCTTCAACCTAACCTATATACAGAATTTAATGGTAACAAATATAAGTCGACAGATCTTATCTACTCCAATAGATTTATGGCTTATGCCGATCTTACCTCAGGAAACTTCGAGATCAAAGCCAAAGCACTATATGGACAAAACATGAGCGACCAGACATTAGGAGGAGGATATGCAGTCTCTTCTGTAGACGAAAACACTGGTAAAATAACCTATACTCAAAGTTATAATGCCAATGGATTCGTAGAGATGTTCTACAACTTCACGCCAAAACTGAAGATGGCACTATTCGGAGGTTATATGAAAAACCTTGAATACGATGACAACATTCTTCAAGGAGAACACCAAGGTGTATATGCAAAATACCAAGATGTGGACTATAGTTATAGAATCTCTCCAGCAGTATACTATCGTGTCAAGAACCTACAGTTGGCTACAGAGTATGAATACACCGTAGCAGCTTATGGAACCTTCGACTATGCAAACAAAGGAAAAGTGCAAAACAGTTCTACTGTAGCAAACAACCGTGTCACACTATCGATGGCATATTTCTTCTAACAAGAAGATCATAATGATTATACTTAAAAAGGCGAAGATTTATGATCCTCGCCTTTTTTTATACCACGAACCATCATTGTGGTATTAATTTGTTAATGCATCAATAGCTACAAACCCATGCGTTTGCCATGAGGTGTCCATCCTTGTTGTTTGATCATCAGATTACGTCAATGATTGTTACTTCAACACCTAGGAGCCGCGAAGCTCCCGCTTCGATATGTTGATACATCATTGTTGATACAACGCAATATTGCTGCATCGAAATGTTGCTTCAACACCTGGGAGCCGCGAAGCTCCCGCTTCGTGATTGCACGAGACTTCGTGCAATATTCACAACGACATTATTTTCCAATATGATGCC
The Prolixibacteraceae bacterium DNA segment above includes these coding regions:
- the fldA gene encoding flavodoxin FldA, whose amino-acid sequence is MGKTAIIYGSTTGNTESVADLIAEKIEGATVLSVGDFDPSDVDSYDNLILGTSTWGAGDLQDDWEEKLDDIASASFEGKVVAFYGLGDSDSYADTFVDGMGKIYDAIKDSGATVVGSVAADGYSYDESEAVVDGKFVGLPLDQDNEEDQTEGRISAWVESFLSLLK
- a CDS encoding DUF4136 domain-containing protein is translated as MKRRICIYSFIVLFGLLLFASCDDRGPETISDYDVVYTNYDNKEDFSKVKTYHMPDSVVFILSKDDYGVVNHNYDQTLLESVKSNLDALGWTEVPYEDLGTVEPDVFVTVSAITATWVQQYWYDDWWDYWDWYPFYPDWGWGPGYYPWFGYPVYYTTYDTGTVFIEMTDPSKTDQNKKQIPVIWVGAINGLLEGSQVNQRIQKNVDQAFYQSPYLKGDIN
- a CDS encoding MBL fold metallo-hydrolase: MKQSAIKKHPIEVTLYRNATMRIKHFGIHILTDPMLSDKATFMSFVTPEQNLNPTVDLPMPLDRIIEGIDMVLISHLHPDHFDAKAMEVLPKTLPIVCSKDDSNAIKEMGFIEVIGIEDSTTWRGIRFTKTGGKHGVDELKDQLGEVVGFVLEAPGYETLYWVGDCILDNQIRKNIHKYNPKIIITHSGGAIYLGEHQILMNGDDTIEIAKQVPDAKIIAVHLDALDHCLESRTTLKTKVKEQEVKNIYIPLDGQKLTL
- the hisS gene encoding histidine--tRNA ligase, which encodes MAQKPSIPKGTRDFGPEQMSKRNYIFDTIRSVFKLYGFQPIETPAMENLSTLMGKYGEEGDKLLFKVLNSGDFTKKVSDEDFSQRHIPKLTNKVSEKGLRYDLTVPFARYVVQHRNEISFPFKRFQIQPVWRADRPQRGRYREFYQCDVDVVGSDSLMNEVELIQIVDEVYHRLGINTVIKLNNRKVLAGIAETIGAADRIIDITVAIDKLDKIGLENVNKELVEKGIAEEAVEKLQPILMLSGSNEEKLSQIEMVIAASEVGMKGVEELREIFSYLTHFDLDVEVELDLTLARGLNYYTGAIFEVKAKDAVMGSITGGGRYDDLTGIFGLKDVSGVGISFGADRIYDVMESLDLFPKESITTTQVFFVNFGKAEENYCLPILSKLRKAGISSEIFGTSAKMKKQMTYANAKGIPFVVLVGESEMEAGMVTLKNMESGEQKQITPEQLVEVLSSK